A region from the Desulfoglaeba alkanexedens ALDC genome encodes:
- a CDS encoding 4Fe-4S binding protein: MSKIICAHLCKSCYAMGVCAVHAISELNGSILVDTEKCIGCGSCKTACVAFGYKALQNKSPQFFMKHAA, translated from the coding sequence ATGTCAAAGATCATTTGTGCCCACCTGTGCAAGTCCTGTTACGCCATGGGCGTCTGTGCGGTCCATGCCATCTCGGAACTGAACGGCAGCATCCTGGTGGATACCGAAAAATGCATCGGATGCGGATCGTGCAAGACGGCTTGCGTGGCCTTCGGCTACAAGGCGTTACAGAACAAGTCCCCACAATTTTTCATGAAGCACGCGGCCTGA
- the hrcA gene encoding heat-inducible transcriptional repressor HrcA → MTELSERNRKVLEAVITGYIQSGEPVGSRTISKHYGLNVSSATVRNVMADLEEMGFLYQPHTSAGRVPTDKGLRLYIDSIMKLQTLERRERDEIRRAFLDTTGDTETLLRRTSRVLALFCNQAGVVLWPKLSATRFKHIEFVRLRPRQILVVLISHSGLVHHSQLDWDEDLDQNTLDKYSRYVNEILQDVPLVEITQRLLKEMESEKALFDELFSKALEISRRAFQGNLESADLHIEGRTNLLNNPEFADVERMRRILEAFEDKSRIIRLLDRALKPEENVHIILGPESEVQELHEVSLISSPYRRGDTVLGVLGVIGPMRMDYSRIIPIVEFTASFLSELLEEPWED, encoded by the coding sequence GTGACCGAACTGAGCGAACGCAACCGAAAGGTTCTGGAAGCGGTGATCACCGGCTACATCCAGAGCGGCGAGCCGGTGGGGTCCCGGACCATATCGAAGCATTATGGTCTCAATGTGAGTTCGGCCACCGTCCGAAACGTGATGGCCGACCTGGAAGAGATGGGGTTTCTCTATCAGCCCCATACGTCCGCGGGCCGGGTGCCGACCGACAAGGGACTCCGACTCTACATCGATTCCATCATGAAGCTTCAGACATTGGAGCGGCGGGAGCGCGACGAGATTCGACGGGCTTTCCTGGACACGACGGGCGACACCGAAACCCTGTTGAGGCGAACCTCGAGGGTGCTGGCGCTCTTTTGCAATCAAGCAGGTGTGGTATTGTGGCCGAAGTTGAGCGCCACCCGTTTCAAACACATCGAATTTGTGCGGCTGCGGCCGCGGCAGATCCTTGTGGTGCTGATTTCCCACTCGGGCCTGGTCCACCACAGCCAGCTCGACTGGGATGAAGATCTCGATCAGAACACGCTCGACAAGTACAGTCGCTACGTAAACGAAATCCTACAGGATGTCCCGCTGGTGGAGATCACCCAGCGACTTCTGAAAGAGATGGAAAGCGAAAAGGCGCTCTTTGACGAGCTCTTTTCAAAGGCTCTCGAGATCAGCCGGCGTGCTTTTCAGGGAAACCTTGAAAGTGCGGACCTTCACATCGAAGGGCGGACGAACCTCTTGAACAATCCAGAATTCGCCGATGTAGAACGGATGCGGCGCATCTTGGAAGCGTTCGAGGACAAGTCGAGGATCATACGGCTTCTCGACAGGGCGCTGAAACCCGAAGAAAACGTCCACATCATCCTCGGACCCGAAAGCGAGGTGCAGGAGCTTCATGAAGTGAGCCTGATTTCGTCCCCTTACCGTCGAGGCGACACGGTGCTCGGAGTTTTAGGAGTGATCGGGCCCATGCGCATGGATTACTCCCGCATCATCCCTATCGTGGAATTCACCGCTTCGTTCCTCAGCGAACTGCTCGAAGAGCCGTGGGAGGACTGA
- a CDS encoding FMN-binding glutamate synthase family protein: protein MSYSKPNRSAATLTTTRVEPVPMSGICVTCLDGCEGPCEIGRSALKGREMIYPQPFGKITAGADKDYPIDFSHFNIQGTCVGAVGVAADPDVAVFPAVDCTTAVGADGGIRLDFPVFTGAVGSTDIARINWEDVAVGAAISGILVVAGENICGMDPQAEIKNGRVVRSPEMERRVAAFKRWHNGTGGIIVQANVEDTKLGVPEYVIEKLGIEIFELKWGQGAKDIGGEVKLPSIERALQLKERGYIVLPDPSRPAIQEAFHAGGISEFERHSRLGMVDEESFHKEVTRLRKIGAKYVTLKTGAYRPADLARAIKYASDSRIDLLTIDGAGGGTGMSPWRMMNEWGIPTVYLECLTHQICEKLRARGAYIPPIAIAGGLSMEDHLFKAIALGAPYVKAICLGRAILTAAMVGKTHGRMMAEKMAERGRSLEEGYLALFAVAAQLKERFGDDFERIPAGAIGMYSYLDRLRQGLQQFMAGARKFALKHIDRNDIVALTRDAAEISGIPYVMDSDALEIEKILG from the coding sequence ATGTCCTACAGCAAACCGAACCGCAGTGCGGCCACTCTGACTACGACGCGAGTCGAACCGGTTCCCATGTCCGGAATCTGCGTGACCTGTCTCGACGGCTGCGAAGGGCCCTGCGAAATCGGCCGATCCGCTCTCAAAGGCCGGGAAATGATCTATCCCCAGCCTTTCGGCAAGATCACCGCCGGAGCGGACAAGGACTATCCCATCGATTTTTCCCACTTCAATATCCAGGGCACCTGTGTCGGCGCCGTGGGTGTGGCCGCAGATCCCGATGTGGCCGTCTTCCCCGCGGTGGACTGCACAACGGCCGTCGGAGCGGACGGGGGCATTCGGCTCGATTTTCCGGTTTTTACGGGAGCGGTCGGTTCCACGGACATCGCACGGATCAACTGGGAAGACGTTGCGGTGGGTGCGGCCATTTCCGGCATCCTGGTGGTGGCTGGGGAAAACATCTGCGGAATGGACCCTCAGGCCGAAATCAAGAACGGCCGCGTCGTCCGTTCGCCCGAAATGGAGCGACGAGTCGCCGCCTTCAAGAGGTGGCATAACGGAACGGGCGGGATCATCGTCCAGGCCAACGTGGAAGACACGAAACTGGGCGTTCCGGAGTATGTGATCGAGAAGTTGGGCATCGAGATTTTCGAACTCAAGTGGGGCCAAGGGGCGAAGGACATCGGCGGGGAAGTGAAGCTTCCCTCCATCGAAAGGGCCCTGCAGCTGAAGGAACGGGGCTACATCGTTTTGCCCGATCCGTCTCGACCTGCCATCCAAGAGGCCTTCCACGCGGGCGGCATCTCCGAATTCGAAAGGCATTCGCGGCTCGGCATGGTGGACGAGGAATCCTTCCACAAGGAAGTGACGCGGCTGAGGAAGATCGGCGCCAAGTACGTCACCCTGAAGACGGGAGCCTATCGGCCGGCCGACCTGGCGCGCGCCATCAAGTATGCCTCCGATTCCCGGATCGACCTGCTCACCATCGACGGAGCCGGCGGCGGCACGGGCATGAGTCCGTGGCGAATGATGAACGAATGGGGCATTCCCACCGTCTACCTGGAATGCCTGACCCATCAGATCTGCGAAAAGCTACGCGCCAGGGGTGCCTACATCCCGCCCATCGCCATCGCGGGCGGCCTGTCCATGGAGGACCACCTCTTCAAAGCCATCGCTCTGGGGGCACCGTATGTCAAGGCGATCTGTCTGGGCCGCGCCATCCTGACCGCAGCCATGGTGGGGAAAACCCACGGCAGGATGATGGCGGAAAAGATGGCGGAACGGGGCCGGAGTCTCGAAGAAGGCTACCTGGCGCTCTTCGCCGTAGCGGCTCAACTGAAGGAACGCTTCGGAGACGATTTTGAACGGATTCCCGCGGGGGCCATCGGGATGTATTCCTACCTCGACCGGCTCCGCCAGGGTCTCCAGCAGTTCATGGCCGGCGCCCGAAAATTCGCCCTCAAGCACATCGACCGGAACGATATCGTGGCGCTCACCCGGGATGCCGCCGAGATATCGGGCATCCCCTACGTGATGGATTCCGATGCGCTCGAGATCGAAAAGATTCTCGGATAG
- a CDS encoding cysteine desulfurase family protein: MSPDPVYLDYNATTPVDPLVVEAMIPYLRRHFGNPSSPHVWGRRAREAVEEARRQVAGLLGCSAEEILFTSGGTESNNLALFGVARSLSARARHVVTSKVEHPAVVEPCLAMLEEGTDVTFLPVDSAGRVAVESLEKSLRPETFLVTIMHANNEVGTIQPIAEIADVARGRGVFVHTDAAQSVGKIPVDVNALGVDLLTVAGHKLYAPKGVGALYVRRGTPVQRILFGAGQERGLRPGTENVPEIVGLGTAARLAAERVAEESARTARLRDLLEQRLLQSLEGTVIHARSAERLPNTSSIGFRGLTADRILSELEDVAASAGAACHAETVKVSHVLGAMGVNMDVARGTCRFSVGRFTTEDEIERAAASIVKTVRRLRGRPY; encoded by the coding sequence ATGAGTCCCGATCCCGTCTACTTGGATTACAACGCCACCACCCCCGTGGACCCACTGGTGGTCGAGGCCATGATCCCTTACTTGAGGCGCCACTTCGGCAATCCGTCCAGTCCCCATGTCTGGGGGCGAAGGGCGCGTGAGGCGGTGGAGGAGGCGCGTCGGCAGGTGGCGGGGCTTCTCGGTTGTTCAGCCGAAGAAATCCTTTTCACCAGCGGCGGCACCGAATCCAACAATCTTGCGCTTTTCGGGGTGGCCCGGTCCCTGTCGGCGCGGGCCCGCCACGTGGTGACTTCCAAGGTCGAACACCCGGCCGTCGTCGAACCTTGCCTGGCTATGCTGGAAGAAGGCACGGATGTGACCTTCCTCCCGGTGGACTCAGCGGGCCGAGTGGCGGTTGAGAGCCTGGAGAAGAGCCTGCGCCCGGAAACGTTCCTGGTTACCATCATGCATGCCAACAACGAGGTGGGGACGATTCAGCCGATAGCTGAAATCGCCGACGTAGCCCGCGGCCGCGGTGTCTTTGTCCACACGGACGCGGCCCAGAGTGTCGGCAAGATCCCGGTCGACGTGAACGCCCTCGGCGTGGACCTCCTCACCGTCGCCGGCCACAAGCTCTATGCACCCAAAGGTGTCGGCGCCCTGTACGTGCGCCGGGGTACCCCGGTTCAGAGGATCCTTTTTGGAGCCGGGCAGGAGCGGGGTCTGCGCCCCGGAACGGAAAATGTGCCTGAAATCGTTGGGTTGGGGACCGCCGCCCGCCTTGCCGCCGAACGGGTCGCCGAAGAATCGGCCCGAACGGCGAGACTCCGGGATCTCTTGGAACAGCGCCTGCTCCAGTCCCTGGAGGGAACCGTGATTCATGCCCGGTCGGCCGAAAGACTTCCCAACACATCCAGTATCGGGTTTCGCGGCCTGACCGCCGACCGCATCCTCTCCGAACTCGAAGATGTGGCGGCATCGGCGGGAGCGGCCTGTCACGCGGAAACGGTGAAGGTCTCCCATGTGCTGGGAGCCATGGGGGTGAACATGGATGTGGCGCGGGGAACGTGTCGTTTTTCAGTGGGGCGTTTCACGACCGAAGACGAAATCGAAAGGGCGGCGGCATCCATCGTGAAAACGGTTCGGCGGTTGCGGGGCCGCCCTTACTAG
- the grpE gene encoding nucleotide exchange factor GrpE has translation MAEKTMNHNEQEEMVPAVGEGGRESAKAFDPETATREDWEALLARKDQEIAELKDKMLRLAADMENTRKRLERERSEAICFANESILRELLSVVDNLERAIQHGESESDPERLLEGVRMTHKNFLDILAKFGCTPFESRGKSFDPNFHEAILQQESRDHPPNTVIAEYQKGYLLNERLLRPALVVVSRAQDDSGRDAPAGSEPNATAPQTGE, from the coding sequence ATGGCCGAAAAGACCATGAATCACAACGAGCAGGAAGAGATGGTTCCGGCGGTTGGTGAGGGCGGCCGGGAGTCCGCGAAGGCTTTTGATCCGGAGACGGCAACCCGCGAGGACTGGGAAGCTCTCCTGGCCCGCAAAGATCAAGAGATCGCTGAACTCAAGGACAAGATGCTCCGACTCGCCGCCGACATGGAAAACACGCGCAAGCGGCTGGAACGGGAACGCAGCGAAGCCATCTGCTTCGCCAATGAGAGTATCTTGCGTGAGCTGCTCAGCGTGGTCGACAACCTGGAGCGGGCCATTCAGCATGGGGAATCCGAATCGGATCCGGAGCGTCTCCTGGAAGGGGTTCGGATGACCCACAAGAATTTCCTGGACATTTTGGCCAAGTTCGGGTGCACGCCTTTCGAATCCCGGGGAAAGAGCTTCGATCCCAACTTCCATGAAGCGATCCTGCAACAGGAGAGCAGGGATCATCCTCCGAACACCGTGATCGCGGAGTATCAGAAAGGGTATCTGCTGAACGAACGCCTGCTCAGGCCGGCCCTGGTGGTGGTGTCCAGGGCGCAGGATGACTCCGGCCGGGATGCGCCGGCAGGATCCGAACCGAACGCGACTGCGCCGCAGACGGGAGAGTGA
- the galE gene encoding UDP-glucose 4-epimerase GalE — protein MNVLITGGAGYIGSHTAKLLKSRGLTPVVFDDLSQGRLAWARYGPFVFGDIRDEEALFRVLKGFQIEAVIHFAARASVEESTRLPEVYFDVNVGGTVALLKAMKRAEVRRLVFSSSAAVYGDARVDTIAEDHPKKPTNPYGLSKWQCEQVVSSVAPVAGIRYAVLRYFNVVGNDPEGELYETHEPETHVLPNLMRAALTGGSFTLYGTDHPTADGTAVRDYVYVMDLALAHVRALEVLDTRERLVSNVGGGSGVSVRELLAVVGEALGRPISMVERPIRAGDPPRLVADDRFLRTWFSHRFKPLSEVVPEMAQNPPYFLVPERSDRP, from the coding sequence ATGAACGTTCTGATTACCGGCGGAGCCGGCTACATTGGATCTCATACCGCGAAGCTTCTAAAGTCCCGTGGGTTGACCCCCGTGGTCTTCGACGACCTGAGCCAAGGGCGGTTGGCGTGGGCGCGATACGGGCCGTTCGTGTTCGGAGACATCCGTGATGAGGAAGCGCTTTTCCGGGTGCTCAAAGGCTTTCAGATCGAGGCGGTGATTCACTTCGCCGCCAGGGCGAGCGTCGAAGAGTCCACGCGTCTTCCCGAAGTCTATTTCGATGTGAACGTGGGCGGGACGGTGGCGCTGCTCAAGGCCATGAAACGCGCCGAGGTGCGGCGGTTGGTTTTTTCCAGTTCCGCGGCCGTCTATGGCGACGCCCGAGTGGATACCATTGCGGAAGACCATCCCAAAAAACCCACCAACCCTTACGGGCTTTCCAAGTGGCAGTGCGAACAGGTGGTTTCGTCGGTGGCGCCGGTCGCGGGAATCCGCTACGCGGTGCTTCGTTATTTCAATGTGGTGGGAAACGATCCCGAAGGCGAACTTTACGAAACGCACGAACCTGAAACCCATGTGCTGCCCAACCTGATGAGAGCCGCACTGACGGGCGGGTCGTTTACGCTTTACGGCACCGATCATCCGACCGCGGACGGTACGGCCGTTCGCGACTATGTCTACGTGATGGACCTTGCCCTGGCTCATGTTCGGGCCCTGGAAGTGCTCGATACCCGGGAACGGCTCGTTTCCAACGTGGGCGGCGGATCCGGGGTTTCTGTGCGGGAACTTTTGGCGGTGGTGGGAGAGGCGTTGGGCAGGCCCATTTCAATGGTGGAAAGACCCATTCGCGCCGGGGACCCGCCTCGGCTGGTGGCGGACGACCGGTTTCTGCGGACCTGGTTTTCCCACCGCTTCAAGCCGCTGTCGGAAGTGGTGCCCGAAATGGCCCAGAATCCTCCCTATTTCCTTGTTCCAGAGCGTTCCGATCGGCCATGA
- a CDS encoding cation diffusion facilitator family transporter — MQIPLSSAFRTRVAAMTGSLLVGLMLMAAKFYVYRLTHSSAVLSDALESIINVIASGFALGSVIFSAKPPDTGHPYGHGKIEYFSAGFEGALIILAAFGIFRTAWPQILHPHPLPHLELGLVLLLGTSAANLILGIVLVRVGKKTVSLAVLADGRHVLTDVITSIGVLAGLLLVRLTGWYWMDGAVAAVLGLHILVSGGRLVKTSFSGLMDAADLSLLDEIAALIARHRKETWIDVHRLRAWRAGERLFVDFHLILPRNLPLHAAHTEVKALEGIFRERFGAMVEVMIHVDPCSDPQCQVCAESGCGLRKHPTHHQYLWDRNFLTAEFPHDQDTTDHHPRDS; from the coding sequence ATGCAGATCCCACTTTCATCGGCTTTCCGAACGCGTGTTGCGGCCATGACCGGCTCGCTCCTGGTGGGCCTCATGCTCATGGCGGCCAAATTCTATGTCTACCGCCTCACGCACTCATCCGCGGTGCTTTCCGACGCGCTGGAATCCATCATCAACGTGATCGCCAGCGGTTTCGCCCTGGGAAGCGTCATCTTTTCGGCCAAACCGCCCGACACCGGTCACCCCTACGGACACGGAAAGATCGAGTACTTTTCCGCGGGGTTCGAAGGAGCCCTCATCATCCTGGCGGCGTTCGGCATCTTTCGAACGGCATGGCCGCAGATCCTTCACCCGCACCCGCTCCCGCACCTGGAACTGGGGCTGGTCCTCCTGCTGGGAACCAGCGCCGCCAATCTGATCCTGGGGATCGTTCTCGTGCGAGTCGGAAAGAAAACGGTGTCGCTGGCCGTTCTGGCCGACGGCAGGCATGTCCTGACCGACGTGATCACGTCCATCGGCGTTCTCGCGGGTCTGCTGCTGGTACGGCTCACGGGATGGTACTGGATGGACGGCGCGGTGGCCGCGGTCCTCGGCCTTCATATCCTGGTCTCAGGCGGCCGCCTCGTGAAAACCTCCTTCTCCGGACTTATGGACGCCGCCGACCTCAGCCTTCTCGATGAAATCGCAGCCCTCATCGCCCGACACCGGAAGGAGACCTGGATCGACGTGCATCGCCTGAGGGCCTGGCGGGCGGGAGAGCGGCTCTTCGTTGATTTTCACCTCATTCTTCCACGAAACTTGCCGCTCCACGCCGCCCATACCGAAGTGAAGGCATTGGAAGGCATTTTCCGGGAAAGGTTCGGGGCGATGGTGGAAGTCATGATTCACGTGGATCCATGCTCGGACCCGCAATGCCAGGTGTGCGCCGAAAGCGGCTGCGGACTCAGAAAACACCCGACCCACCACCAATATTTGTGGGACCGGAATTTCCTCACCGCCGAGTTCCCCCACGACCAGGACACCACCGATCACCATCCCCGGGATTCATGA
- a CDS encoding helix-turn-helix domain-containing protein has product MTGKLRVPSGVGDLDRILGGLYIGDNVVWYDDAGSLATAFCHCFIQAAQREGTPVVYVSFDRSPRNLLEKLGPLVADDCFILMDCFTHGKGAGSATFLKFYREDAWRWPCRIEPIEQPADVDHFMERLYGIHGELAGTVNFVFESITGMQELWGGEEAISRFYSHSCPRLYELNTVAYWIMEKKAHSPRLRAQINQIAQVAVDLSIKRGTTSLTVLKAEDRDVPNLGKSFTYWTDGLTVNINDEGKGADRVGLGTRLRKLRTKRGLSQSELARLVGVTPSSISQVESNLIYPSIPALLKMAEVLDVDVSAFFMEPTRTRRRPVFSESQAAAVRLPHLPNEGVSVRLLTPLDCNPRGEPYLIEIEPKTTVPCHFFMRKGDEVGYVLSGTVVFQMETDRYTASAGDVIYLNSSIPTEWRNLGEGPARLLWINIC; this is encoded by the coding sequence ATGACCGGCAAGCTGCGAGTTCCTTCAGGGGTGGGGGATCTCGACCGGATACTCGGAGGACTTTACATCGGGGACAATGTAGTCTGGTACGACGATGCGGGAAGTCTCGCCACCGCGTTCTGCCATTGCTTCATTCAGGCGGCCCAAAGAGAGGGGACGCCGGTGGTGTACGTGAGCTTCGACCGGTCACCGCGAAACCTCCTGGAGAAGCTCGGCCCCCTCGTCGCCGACGACTGTTTCATTCTCATGGACTGCTTCACTCATGGAAAGGGAGCCGGTTCCGCCACCTTTCTCAAGTTCTACCGGGAAGACGCCTGGCGATGGCCCTGCCGGATCGAGCCGATCGAGCAACCGGCGGACGTGGATCATTTTATGGAAAGACTCTACGGCATTCACGGAGAACTGGCGGGAACCGTAAATTTCGTTTTTGAAAGCATCACGGGCATGCAAGAACTGTGGGGCGGGGAAGAAGCGATCTCGCGCTTCTACTCCCATTCCTGCCCTCGGCTCTATGAACTCAACACCGTCGCTTACTGGATCATGGAGAAAAAGGCCCACTCGCCGCGGCTGAGGGCGCAGATCAACCAGATCGCCCAAGTGGCCGTCGATCTTTCCATAAAGCGCGGGACGACGTCTTTGACCGTCCTGAAGGCGGAAGACCGCGATGTGCCGAATCTCGGTAAGTCTTTCACCTATTGGACGGACGGATTGACGGTCAACATCAACGATGAAGGTAAGGGGGCCGACCGCGTAGGACTGGGAACCCGGCTCCGGAAGTTGCGGACGAAACGCGGACTGTCCCAGAGCGAACTGGCCCGGCTGGTCGGGGTGACGCCGAGCAGCATCTCGCAGGTGGAAAGCAACCTGATTTATCCTTCCATCCCCGCGCTTCTCAAGATGGCCGAAGTGCTCGACGTGGACGTGAGCGCCTTCTTCATGGAACCGACACGCACGCGTCGCCGGCCGGTTTTCAGCGAATCGCAGGCCGCCGCCGTGCGGCTGCCCCACCTGCCCAACGAAGGTGTTTCGGTGCGGCTGCTGACCCCACTTGACTGTAACCCGCGTGGGGAACCCTACCTGATCGAGATCGAACCCAAGACCACGGTCCCCTGTCACTTCTTCATGCGGAAGGGAGACGAAGTCGGCTACGTGCTTTCGGGAACGGTGGTATTCCAGATGGAGACCGACCGCTATACCGCCTCGGCGGGCGATGTGATCTACCTGAATTCGTCGATTCCCACCGAATGGCGCAACCTGGGTGAGGGGCCTGCCCGCCTGCTCTGGATCAACATCTGCTGA
- a CDS encoding metal-dependent transcriptional regulator — MASDFTSDGLSASLEDYLEVIFHLEKANRVARAKDIAEQMNVQRASVTGALKALAARGLINYSPYRTITLTASGREVAREIIRRHEILKEFFTTALLLEAKQAEANACRIEHAIGPVAIERLVRFLEFIKHCPRAGTDWLEAFANFCKHSQDPPDCEACLKNCLQKLSVLPKEA, encoded by the coding sequence ATGGCCTCCGATTTCACCTCGGACGGGCTTTCAGCCAGCCTGGAAGATTACCTGGAAGTGATCTTCCATCTGGAGAAAGCCAATCGTGTGGCCCGGGCCAAGGACATCGCCGAACAGATGAATGTTCAGCGAGCCTCGGTGACAGGTGCGCTGAAGGCCCTCGCGGCCAGGGGCCTCATCAACTACAGTCCTTACCGCACAATCACCTTGACGGCGAGCGGGCGCGAGGTAGCTCGGGAAATCATTCGGAGGCATGAGATCCTGAAGGAATTCTTCACTACCGCGCTGCTTCTGGAAGCGAAACAGGCGGAAGCCAATGCCTGCCGTATCGAGCACGCCATCGGACCGGTGGCCATCGAACGTCTGGTCCGATTTCTGGAATTCATCAAGCATTGCCCTCGAGCGGGAACGGACTGGCTGGAGGCCTTTGCCAACTTCTGCAAGCACAGCCAGGATCCTCCCGATTGTGAAGCGTGCCTGAAGAACTGTTTACAGAAACTCTCCGTACTCCCAAAAGAGGCCTGA
- the pyrE gene encoding orotate phosphoribosyltransferase: MEPGAMAERLKELILRDAFQYSETPRFKLAHGGVSSFYFNCKRVTLDPEGQVLIGRLIFDLIRDSDVRAVGGLTLGADPIALAVAYTSWLEGRPIQAFVVRKLEKGHGIVAPIEGKVKPGDRVVVVDDVITTGGSTLKAVAACRTAGLEVVRAVVLVDRQEMNGRENILREVPRMDALATRDEIFKLHRRRRATMDSRL, translated from the coding sequence ATGGAACCAGGTGCCATGGCGGAACGGCTCAAGGAATTGATCCTGAGGGACGCCTTCCAGTATTCGGAAACTCCGAGGTTCAAACTGGCTCACGGGGGTGTGAGTTCCTTCTACTTCAACTGCAAGCGCGTGACGCTGGATCCCGAAGGGCAGGTGCTCATCGGGCGCCTGATCTTCGACCTGATCCGAGACAGTGACGTCCGCGCCGTCGGGGGTCTCACCCTGGGCGCCGACCCCATCGCGCTGGCTGTGGCCTATACCTCGTGGCTGGAAGGTCGGCCGATCCAGGCTTTTGTGGTCCGAAAGCTCGAAAAAGGCCACGGAATCGTCGCGCCCATCGAAGGCAAGGTCAAGCCCGGCGACCGTGTGGTGGTGGTGGATGATGTAATCACCACCGGAGGGTCGACCCTCAAGGCCGTCGCGGCGTGCCGAACGGCCGGCCTGGAAGTGGTGCGAGCCGTGGTGCTGGTGGACCGCCAGGAAATGAACGGCAGGGAAAACATTCTTCGTGAAGTCCCCCGCATGGACGCTCTGGCCACCAGAGACGAAATCTTCAAGCTCCATCGCAGGCGGCGGGCGACTATGGATAGCCGCCTATGA